AAGCCAGAAATGATCAACTAGCCAAAGTCCAAATAGAACGTCTTAGAGCAGACCACTTAACAGCTGAGGGGTATAGTGATCGATCAGACTTTCACTCAGGCTACTACATCACCATAGATGGACATCCTAGTCTAGATAGCATGGATGCAGAAAAACCTTGGCTGATTACCCAAATCAAACACAAAGCCTATCAACCCCAAGTATTAGAAGCATTTGGTGGAACAAATAGTGCACAAAACACCCTGCCAAGCCAACTGCATAAATACCTAGACATAGATACTCAGCTAGAATTTCCAATAGATAACCAACAACAAGGTTACTTCAACGTATTCAATGCTATACCCCAAGAAGTATCCTACCGCCCAGCTCTAAGACATCCAAAACCCAAAGTACTTGGTTCCCAAACAGCTGTTGTCACTGGCCCTGCTGGAGAGGAGATTTACTGTGATGAATATGGCAGAGTAAAAATTCAGCTACATTGGGACAGAGAAGGTAGCTATGACGAGAATAGCTCCTATTGGGTAAGGGTAGCCTCTAACTGGGCGCATGATGGCTATGGCACTGTAGTTATACCTAGAGTGGGTATGGAGGTTATGGTCGACTTCTTAGAGGGAGACCCTGATCAACCAATGATCAAAGGAGCAATTCATAATGGAGTTAACAAAGTTCCTTACGACTTACCAGCCAACAAAACCCGAAGCGTCTTCAAAACCTCCAGCTCAAAAGGTGGTGTAGGTTCAAACGAACTACGCATAGAAGATAAAGCAGGCCAAGAACAAATCTTTGTGCAAGCACAAAAAGACTTTGACCACCTCACAAAAAATAACCACACCGTACAAGTGCTCAACAACAGCCATCTTCAAGTTCAAAATGAACACTCAGAAACTATTGTAAAAAACCGTTATCAACACCAACAAAGTGAAGAACACCATCTCACTCAACTAGATCGTAAGACTCAAATACTACAAAACGACCACACTACAGTAGGTATGACCCAACATACCACAGTAGGTACAGTACAAACCATCCAAGCAGGCCAAGAAGTTCACCTTAAAGCAGGAATGAATATAGTAATAGATGGTGGTTTAAGTTTAACCTTAAAAGCAGGTGGACAGCATATTGTATTAAATCCAACAGGAATCTGGATGACCATGCCAGTGTGGACAGGTGGTGTACCTATGGAGGGAACTCCATCTGCTCCATTATTGCCAATGGCAAATGAAAAAGCTGTTGAAGCTACAGTTTCACCAAAAACACAATTAGCAGCATTAATGCAAAAGAAATCGCGTTGCCTAATTTGTGAAGCTGCAAAAAAACAAGCTTAGGAGTAATTGAAAAATGCAAAATACTCCTCAAGACTTAACTGAAAACTATCGCCAGGCAATCCAAAAACTACCTTGGCATACTCACCAAATAACTTTGTTATTAGATGGTATTAATGTTCCTAATATTTTACGTTTAATACATGCGAATAACGCCATTAAACAGTTTTCTGTTTTATATATACAAACCCGTTTTCAAGAGCTAAAAGAAGTTTCACCTTGTTTAATAAAACTTGATAGTTCAACGAGCTATCCGATAGAAAAGTTTTTAGAAAATATAAACAATGAATGGGGGTATTTTTTAGCTAGCCAATCAACTTGGGAAGAGCAAGTTCAATACTTAAAAAGTTTACTTGTTGTAGAGGATGCTTTAACCGAACAGCAAATGCTACTAAAAATTGCTGATCCACAAGTTATGGCAGCACTATTAAGCACTTCAATAGAGGAACAAGATACAACCTTGTTTGGTCCTTTTACAAATATGCTTGCCGCTAATGTAATAGATAAACAGATAAATTACTTACAAAGACCAAACCAACAATTAATCCCTTTAAGTATTCCATATAAGTTAACAGAAAAGCAGGCCAAAGCACTTGACCAAGTAGATATTAAACGGGCTAACCAACAAATCTATGCCCATATGCAAACTTATTTTCCAGAGTTTCTTACTGGTTATGGAAGTGATTATAAAAAAGAAATTGACCTCATAATAAGTCAAGCAGAACAATTCGGTTATACAAGTGTTAAAGAGCAACTTTACTATTTAAATATTCATGGCTATCTGGGAGTAAATGCACTTCAAGAGAATGCACAATTAGCTAGTTTAGTTAAAGCAAAAAATATAGAGTCATTAAAAGACGCCGCACAGTTAGCGAAGCAGCTATCTGAAGATAAAGGAATAGCAGTATGACAATAGATACATCAAAACCAGATCCAAATGAAGCAGCAGGTGCAGCAAATGCAGCAGATAAAACAGCGCCAGCAGTATGTCCATTAAATGATGACTATATTCAATTATTGCCTATTCGTTATGCTTATGTTGAGAACTTAGCAGGTAACCATGAGCACTATGATCAACCTGTTATGGATCAAGCAGGTGAAAATAAAACGTCACAAAATCAACAACAAGCTAATGATTCTACACAAGAAGGTGATGATGCAATAACCCAACTTCCAACTGTTACAGTGTATGGGGGACCTCATCCCGTAGGCTATAGATTTATTCGTGATGGTTGGTTATATATAATAGATGATAAGGATAACCGTATTCGTGAGTATGTTTTAAAAGATGGTGTTGTAGTACAACGTACCTACAAAGGCATAGGGCCAGCCATTTATCCAATTACTCGTGATAGCTATGACAAAATAGAGCAAGAGGATAGTAAAGAACTACGAATTATCTTTAAAAAAGATCGCAAAATATATATAAGTTACTCACAAGTACAATGGACTACTGCTAAATGCGTGCAAATGAGTAAAAGAGCAGAACGAAAAATGTTCATGCAAGAGGTGGATTTAGCTAATGTGAGTTGTGAGCATGTAGGAAAACACCTACTGACACGTGAACAAGCAGAAGAATCAATAGCAGAAGTAGCAGAAGAGTATCAACCACCAGAACATCCAACAGA
This portion of the Entomomonas sp. E2T0 genome encodes:
- a CDS encoding DUF4123 domain-containing protein translates to MQNTPQDLTENYRQAIQKLPWHTHQITLLLDGINVPNILRLIHANNAIKQFSVLYIQTRFQELKEVSPCLIKLDSSTSYPIEKFLENINNEWGYFLASQSTWEEQVQYLKSLLVVEDALTEQQMLLKIADPQVMAALLSTSIEEQDTTLFGPFTNMLAANVIDKQINYLQRPNQQLIPLSIPYKLTEKQAKALDQVDIKRANQQIYAHMQTYFPEFLTGYGSDYKKEIDLIISQAEQFGYTSVKEQLYYLNIHGYLGVNALQENAQLASLVKAKNIESLKDAAQLAKQLSEDKGIAV
- the tssI gene encoding type VI secretion system tip protein TssI/VgrG, with amino-acid sequence MFFSSNTTHFTLYVDGLEQDQNSNKPIDQITTKTNNANSTLPIDLTSDSGASGFSDALSGIGDKLSSLSGGLTSLDPFTALKQANELKTSLNSLNNSINDNEKPKSAVDRLQILSFSGVEGISSPYAFELVLVNEFVRFDVTTLLSKPVFLAFTPDGRSGSGIHGIVQSVKRGPVGQHYAQFSIVITPRFTNLMRRTNQRKFVQQTTPDIIKIILEEHGIMEGAESGFEYKLKETYPVRDFCVQYDESDYSFVSRLCEEEGIAYSFTHSANAHKMIFTDAMPFFPSIAEAVKFMNDTGMVADTQALKYFDVSLASRTQTAAWRDYNFKTAKIPEGSSEGKQSQKGNEATEPNLEYYDYPSSGMDKARNDQLAKVQIERLRADHLTAEGYSDRSDFHSGYYITIDGHPSLDSMDAEKPWLITQIKHKAYQPQVLEAFGGTNSAQNTLPSQLHKYLDIDTQLEFPIDNQQQGYFNVFNAIPQEVSYRPALRHPKPKVLGSQTAVVTGPAGEEIYCDEYGRVKIQLHWDREGSYDENSSYWVRVASNWAHDGYGTVVIPRVGMEVMVDFLEGDPDQPMIKGAIHNGVNKVPYDLPANKTRSVFKTSSSKGGVGSNELRIEDKAGQEQIFVQAQKDFDHLTKNNHTVQVLNNSHLQVQNEHSETIVKNRYQHQQSEEHHLTQLDRKTQILQNDHTTVGMTQHTTVGTVQTIQAGQEVHLKAGMNIVIDGGLSLTLKAGGQHIVLNPTGIWMTMPVWTGGVPMEGTPSAPLLPMANEKAVEATVSPKTQLAALMQKKSRCLICEAAKKQA